The following coding sequences are from one Candidatus Nanopelagicus hibericus window:
- a CDS encoding HAD family hydrolase — translation MSAILFDMDGTLIDSEPIWLEAEIEVMAEVGCKWDQDDQINCLGGPMDRTEKYMQERSKNVKPYGYFGTRLEEVMEIKLAEKLELLPNALNLLIQCQNLSIPTALVTASTGRLMRSVLTRFPKDIFGATISCDDVVKTKPDPAPYLFAAERLAVDITQCVVFEDSLTGVESALRSGAQVVGIPHLVTMPSDPKLRVIDSLAQIDIQQIISWYPNLNSKVVSK, via the coding sequence ATGAGTGCAATTCTTTTTGATATGGATGGCACACTTATTGATTCTGAACCCATTTGGTTAGAGGCTGAAATTGAGGTTATGGCTGAGGTTGGTTGTAAATGGGACCAAGATGATCAAATCAATTGTTTAGGCGGCCCGATGGACCGAACTGAAAAATACATGCAGGAACGAAGTAAAAATGTGAAACCATATGGATATTTTGGAACAAGGCTTGAAGAGGTAATGGAGATTAAACTTGCTGAAAAATTGGAATTATTGCCCAATGCCTTAAATCTACTAATTCAGTGTCAAAATCTTTCGATTCCGACAGCGCTGGTAACTGCTAGTACCGGCAGGTTAATGAGATCAGTGCTAACTAGATTTCCTAAAGATATTTTCGGCGCAACCATCTCATGCGATGATGTGGTTAAAACTAAACCTGATCCTGCGCCATATTTATTTGCCGCAGAGAGATTAGCAGTTGATATTACTCAATGCGTGGTATTTGAAGATTCATTAACTGGCGTTGAATCTGCATTGCGATCTGGGGCACAGGTGGTGGGGATTCCACATCTGGTCACAATGCCATCTGACCCAAAGCTAAGAGTCATTGATTCACTTGCTCAGATTGACATCCAACAGATAATTTCTTGGTACCCCAACTTAAACAGTAAAGTCGTATCCAAATGA
- a CDS encoding FKBP-type peptidyl-prolyl cis-trans isomerase: MINEGQNSSSALPQVTGDKGKKPTIGTPSGTPPTTLQKQDIYLGTGKEALANSTLEVHYTLVTWSAGQIADSSWERGQSATFPLSGVIAGWQEGIPGMKEGGRRLLVIPPDLGYGAQGAGGAIGPNETLVFVVDLIAVS, translated from the coding sequence ATGATAAATGAGGGTCAAAATTCATCTTCTGCACTTCCACAAGTCACTGGAGATAAGGGCAAAAAACCAACTATTGGAACACCATCTGGTACTCCCCCAACCACGTTGCAGAAGCAAGATATTTATCTTGGCACCGGTAAAGAAGCGTTAGCAAACTCCACCCTTGAGGTTCATTACACATTAGTAACTTGGAGTGCTGGACAGATTGCTGACTCCTCATGGGAGCGCGGTCAGAGTGCAACATTTCCTTTAAGTGGTGTTATAGCTGGTTGGCAAGAGGGAATTCCTGGAATGAAAGAGGGCGGACGAAGGTTGTTAGTCATTCCCCCGGATTTAGGTTACGGCGCTCAAGGAGCTGGTGGTGCTATAGGCCCAAATGAAACTTTGGTTTTTGTTGTAGATCTAATTGCTGTCTCTTAA
- a CDS encoding diacylglycerol/lipid kinase family protein codes for MWLLVVNPTSGKHKGSELAQELSFLLKLNNIGFQLIDFPDLLQTKKSLEMAISSREFGTVVAVGGDGLVNLCLQQVADSSISLAVIPAGTGNDFARSIGFHGKTVKQIFQILTQQMPSRIDLGSIKTNHGTKWYVQVLSTGFDAKVNSLANRITWLRGKSKYTIAMLLILSKFKALPYKVEIDGEVVSRKAMLVSVANGPTYGGGMRICPGASNTDGVFDILVVSPVSKIVLLTIFPKVFTGKHIFHPKVDVLRGSNVKISAPGSAYADGEYIAELPIEISNVKGALSTWHSL; via the coding sequence ATGTGGCTCTTAGTTGTAAATCCAACAAGTGGTAAACATAAAGGATCAGAGCTTGCGCAAGAGTTAAGTTTTCTGCTCAAGTTGAACAATATTGGTTTCCAATTAATTGATTTTCCTGATCTACTACAAACAAAAAAATCGTTAGAAATGGCGATATCAAGTAGAGAATTTGGCACAGTGGTTGCGGTAGGAGGTGATGGTTTAGTAAATCTTTGTTTACAGCAAGTCGCTGATTCAAGCATTTCTCTAGCCGTCATTCCAGCCGGAACCGGTAATGATTTTGCAAGATCAATTGGATTTCATGGGAAAACAGTCAAGCAGATATTTCAAATACTCACACAACAGATGCCAAGCAGGATCGACCTTGGCAGTATTAAAACTAATCACGGAACAAAATGGTATGTGCAAGTACTAAGCACCGGTTTTGACGCCAAAGTAAATTCATTAGCGAATCGAATCACCTGGCTTCGAGGTAAATCAAAATACACAATTGCCATGCTGCTTATTCTTTCCAAGTTTAAGGCGCTTCCTTATAAGGTTGAGATTGATGGTGAGGTGGTCTCGCGGAAAGCAATGCTTGTATCAGTTGCAAATGGTCCAACATATGGTGGGGGAATGCGCATATGCCCTGGAGCATCAAATACCGATGGCGTCTTTGATATCTTAGTTGTGAGTCCCGTTTCCAAAATAGTTTTGCTTACTATATTTCCAAAGGTGTTCACTGGTAAACATATTTTTCATCCAAAGGTAGATGTCCTTCGAGGCAGTAATGTAAAAATTTCTGCACCCGGAAGTGCCTATGCAGATGGTGAATATATCGCAGAGCTACCGATCGAAATCAGTAATGTTAAAGGTGCATTAAGTACTTGGCACTCATTGTGA
- the tatC gene encoding twin-arginine translocase subunit TatC: MSKRRGDKMPLLEHVREFRDRMLKSVLAIGLGAIVGWILYQPIIRILTLPFCDLEKSSLPSNEQCGDLYVNGILGPFNLQVKIALLSGVIFSAPVWIYQLWAFITPALHKRERRVAIIFAAIASPLFASGSYLAYLILPHAVDVLLGFTPNNLGNLVRFDEYLDFVLRLILIFGIAFVLPLFLVALNLLGVLSGAAILRPWRVAVFICFLFTAIFTPTPDPVTMIVLAIPLCILYFGSGIFALLIDKRRKRNSDDQIQSTDIEKPEAL, from the coding sequence ATGAGTAAACGCCGTGGCGACAAGATGCCACTGCTAGAACATGTTCGTGAGTTTCGAGATCGAATGCTCAAGTCAGTGTTGGCAATTGGATTGGGTGCGATCGTTGGTTGGATTTTGTATCAGCCCATAATCAGAATACTCACGTTGCCATTTTGTGATTTAGAAAAGTCTAGTTTGCCCAGTAATGAGCAATGCGGAGATTTGTATGTAAATGGGATTTTGGGTCCATTTAATTTGCAAGTCAAAATCGCTTTGCTCTCGGGAGTGATTTTTTCTGCTCCGGTATGGATCTACCAGCTTTGGGCATTCATCACACCGGCACTGCACAAGCGGGAACGTCGAGTTGCAATTATATTTGCAGCGATAGCATCTCCTTTGTTTGCTTCCGGCTCTTATCTTGCTTACCTTATTTTGCCGCACGCGGTTGATGTACTGCTTGGGTTCACACCAAATAATCTTGGTAATTTGGTGAGGTTTGATGAATACCTGGATTTCGTTCTACGTTTAATTCTCATATTCGGCATTGCATTCGTTTTGCCATTATTTTTGGTGGCATTAAATCTCTTGGGAGTTTTGTCAGGCGCCGCTATTTTGAGGCCGTGGCGAGTTGCTGTTTTTATCTGCTTCTTATTTACTGCCATTTTCACCCCTACGCCTGATCCGGTAACGATGATAGTGCTGGCAATACCCTTATGTATTCTTTATTTTGGAAGCGGAATCTTCGCCTTGCTAATTGATAAACGTCGAAAGAGAAATTCCGATGATCAGATTCAATCCACTGATATTGAAAAACCTGAAGCTTTGTAA
- a CDS encoding helix-turn-helix transcriptional regulator: MVETAAIRALRSMDLIPFVLENPGVSIAELAEKFSVTQEQIKSDLQLVFMCGLPGYTPYDLIDVAFEDGIVSVIDPQVLNRPRNFSSNEIVVIALGLKMLIDINQMNPTATSKLKKLSEKVAKLGGSNSILMAGDVSQVPFFEIISKAISQQRVLNLQYHSLIKDQVTNRLVLPEKLYFLNGSLYLLAMDINIDSDRVFKVELIKECEIGAPANVKKSVAAPVETTVILDIQRENQSFIERNSSIITAMEERGKSTRVHLQVSNLEWIMRAVLSNAPGITVISPESLVIEIKETAGDLLALY; encoded by the coding sequence ATGGTTGAAACTGCAGCTATAAGAGCACTTCGCAGTATGGACTTAATCCCATTCGTTTTAGAAAATCCAGGGGTATCAATCGCGGAATTAGCTGAAAAATTTTCAGTCACACAGGAGCAAATTAAGAGCGATCTTCAACTTGTTTTCATGTGTGGCCTTCCGGGTTACACACCTTACGACTTGATTGATGTTGCATTTGAAGATGGGATTGTTTCGGTAATCGATCCACAGGTTTTAAATAGACCACGGAATTTTTCGAGTAATGAGATTGTCGTAATAGCGCTGGGGTTGAAGATGTTGATAGACATAAATCAAATGAACCCGACTGCTACTTCTAAATTAAAGAAACTATCGGAAAAGGTTGCAAAATTGGGTGGTAGTAATTCAATTTTAATGGCTGGAGATGTAAGTCAGGTCCCTTTTTTTGAGATCATATCGAAGGCTATTTCCCAACAACGTGTATTAAATCTGCAGTACCACTCATTAATTAAGGATCAAGTTACTAATCGTCTAGTTTTGCCGGAGAAATTATATTTTCTAAATGGAAGCCTATATTTGTTAGCAATGGATATTAACATTGATTCTGATCGAGTATTCAAGGTTGAGCTGATTAAGGAGTGTGAAATCGGCGCCCCAGCTAATGTGAAAAAGTCTGTTGCAGCACCGGTTGAAACAACTGTGATCTTAGATATCCAACGGGAAAACCAAAGTTTTATTGAACGAAATTCTTCGATAATCACCGCGATGGAGGAGCGGGGGAAATCAACCAGGGTACATTTGCAGGTGAGCAATCTTGAATGGATTATGCGAGCAGTTTTAAGTAATGCACCTGGTATTACGGTTATTTCGCCAGAATCCCTTGTCATTGAGATTAAAGAAACAGCAGGAGATTTACTCGCCTTGTACTAG
- a CDS encoding helix-turn-helix transcriptional regulator, with protein sequence MSAQKTERLINLTLALLATKKYLTKAEIFTTVAGYTGTPETMERMFERDKDELRELGIEIEVGGLDPLFEDDLGYLIRSETFQLDVNQFENEELLYLTMSVNLWHNSALQANSKAALLKIQSLSGPIESDAVNLPVISDTENSKTLSTAFDSVEKRYGLNFQYKGSERNVQPYGLYLQDGFWYLVAKEKEDIKSFKMQRIEGKLSKIGKEFAFIKPAEFDLAIFLAKSRLEKKEVAVLRVRKNQGHALRSKYSVIEIDDEWDQMDIEYGFDQEIIQTILWYGPNVLVEKPEKLRLEIKSRLQVLANG encoded by the coding sequence ATGAGTGCGCAGAAAACTGAGCGGCTGATTAACTTGACCCTCGCCTTGCTTGCGACGAAAAAATATTTAACAAAAGCTGAGATTTTTACCACTGTAGCTGGTTATACCGGCACTCCTGAAACCATGGAACGAATGTTTGAAAGAGACAAAGATGAGTTGCGCGAATTGGGCATCGAGATTGAGGTGGGTGGGCTTGATCCGTTATTTGAAGATGACCTAGGTTATTTAATTAGAAGTGAAACTTTTCAACTAGATGTCAACCAGTTCGAAAATGAAGAGTTGCTGTATCTAACTATGTCTGTAAATCTTTGGCATAACTCTGCATTACAGGCCAACTCCAAGGCTGCCTTACTGAAAATCCAATCATTAAGTGGCCCAATTGAATCGGATGCAGTAAATCTGCCTGTCATTAGTGATACCGAGAACTCTAAAACCTTATCCACCGCTTTTGATTCTGTGGAAAAGCGATACGGCCTTAACTTCCAATACAAAGGCAGTGAACGAAATGTTCAACCCTATGGGCTTTATCTCCAAGATGGCTTTTGGTACCTAGTTGCCAAGGAAAAGGAGGACATTAAGTCTTTTAAGATGCAGCGGATTGAAGGAAAGTTAAGCAAAATTGGCAAGGAATTTGCCTTTATAAAGCCCGCAGAATTTGATCTAGCAATTTTTCTTGCGAAATCACGATTAGAAAAAAAAGAAGTCGCAGTTTTACGCGTGCGCAAAAATCAGGGACATGCACTTAGGAGTAAGTATTCGGTAATAGAAATTGACGATGAATGGGATCAGATGGATATTGAATATGGATTTGATCAAGAGATCATTCAAACAATTCTCTGGTATGGCCCAAATGTGTTGGTTGAAAAGCCAGAAAAATTACGATTAGAGATTAAATCTCGATTACAGGTGTTGGCAAATGGTTGA
- a CDS encoding DEAD/DEAH box helicase: MTLSPSESYAKSKQAGKFPKTRKFSEGFPFELDQFQIDACHALESGKGVLVAAPTGAGKTIVGEFAVDLVINSGGKCFYTTPIKALSNQKYTELVAKYGEDRIGLLTGDTSVNSEAQIVVMTTEILRNMIYSNSQTINDLKYVVMDEVHYLADKFRGAVWEEILIHLSDAVQIISLSATVSNAEEFGEWLQTVRGETEVIVSEIRPVPLYQHVLFGNRLLDLFGENQKLNPELTRLERDTYRQVRGNWRDRPKGPKPLSRSEIIEKLDRENLLPAITFIFSRNNCDAAVRQCLAAGIKLTNTEERSEIRSVIARNIKNLAEEDLVVLGYYEWADALERGIAAHHAGLLPAFKVTVEELFQKGYVKAVFATETLALGINMPARTVVLEKLSKWNGEAHVAISPGEYTQLTGRAGRRGIDIEGNAVILWNNDLDSTSVGGLASTRTYPLKSSFKPTYNMSINLISQFGSERARTSLESSLAQFQADKAVVGLAKQIRKNEKLRDELYQQAKCHLGDFMQYSEMRSQIKKLESDNKRSKRKRHEIEEEIGNIRKLLKNHACHSCPDRENHSRFAERAQRLQREIDGLTERINSRTNVIAKRFDLIKVILDKFGYIKADEIAKSGKMLAKIYGETDLLVAETVQAGILNTLTPADLVAVVSTYVYESRNEEAAKVPRGEVAVALASISKIYAKIHEAESELNLEPMRAPDFGFCWASQKWAAGQSLTSILKGSDLTVGDFVRSMKQIIDLLRQLRAAAPQLQPIIDQSLTKIDRGVITYAGAAV; this comes from the coding sequence GTGACGCTTTCACCTTCAGAAAGCTACGCAAAGAGTAAGCAGGCGGGGAAGTTTCCTAAAACCCGCAAATTCTCGGAAGGTTTTCCTTTTGAACTAGACCAGTTTCAGATTGATGCCTGTCATGCATTAGAAAGTGGTAAAGGGGTATTAGTTGCTGCACCAACCGGTGCAGGTAAAACAATTGTTGGTGAATTTGCTGTTGATTTAGTCATAAATTCAGGTGGCAAATGCTTTTATACGACACCGATTAAAGCCCTTAGTAATCAAAAATACACCGAACTTGTTGCTAAATACGGTGAGGATCGAATAGGCCTGCTTACTGGTGACACTTCAGTAAATTCTGAAGCGCAAATAGTAGTTATGACTACGGAAATATTGAGAAATATGATTTATTCCAATTCACAAACAATTAATGATCTCAAGTATGTGGTTATGGATGAGGTGCATTACCTTGCCGATAAGTTTCGTGGCGCCGTTTGGGAGGAGATATTGATTCACCTCTCAGATGCAGTACAGATCATTTCACTTTCAGCGACTGTATCAAATGCTGAAGAGTTTGGTGAATGGTTGCAGACAGTTAGAGGAGAGACCGAGGTTATTGTAAGTGAAATAAGGCCAGTTCCACTTTATCAGCATGTACTTTTTGGTAATCGCTTATTGGATCTATTTGGAGAAAATCAAAAACTCAATCCTGAGTTAACCCGGTTAGAACGCGATACTTATCGTCAAGTTCGTGGAAATTGGCGCGATCGGCCGAAAGGTCCAAAACCCCTATCTAGATCTGAGATTATTGAAAAACTTGATCGTGAAAATCTGCTGCCGGCAATTACTTTCATTTTTTCTAGAAACAATTGCGATGCAGCTGTTAGGCAGTGTCTTGCCGCTGGAATTAAATTAACCAACACTGAAGAGAGATCTGAAATCCGATCAGTGATAGCTAGAAATATCAAGAATTTAGCGGAGGAGGATTTAGTAGTTCTTGGATATTATGAATGGGCTGATGCGTTAGAACGTGGGATTGCTGCCCATCACGCTGGATTACTACCAGCTTTTAAAGTGACTGTTGAGGAGTTATTTCAAAAAGGATATGTAAAGGCTGTGTTTGCGACAGAAACCTTGGCACTCGGAATTAATATGCCAGCGCGAACAGTAGTTCTAGAGAAATTGAGCAAATGGAACGGTGAGGCTCATGTGGCAATCTCACCAGGTGAGTACACACAATTGACTGGAAGAGCCGGTCGCCGAGGCATTGATATTGAGGGCAATGCGGTAATTCTTTGGAATAACGATTTGGACTCTACCTCTGTTGGTGGTTTAGCCTCAACTAGAACTTATCCACTGAAGAGTTCTTTCAAGCCAACATACAATATGAGTATTAATCTAATCTCACAATTTGGATCCGAAAGAGCTAGAACCTCCTTGGAATCCTCACTAGCCCAGTTTCAAGCCGACAAAGCGGTAGTAGGTCTTGCGAAGCAAATACGCAAGAATGAAAAATTGCGGGATGAGTTATATCAGCAGGCAAAATGCCATCTTGGAGATTTTATGCAGTACTCAGAGATGCGATCTCAAATTAAGAAGTTGGAGAGTGATAACAAGCGAAGCAAACGTAAGCGGCATGAAATCGAGGAAGAGATTGGAAACATTCGCAAACTTCTAAAGAATCATGCTTGTCACAGTTGTCCAGATCGAGAGAATCACTCCAGATTTGCAGAACGAGCTCAGAGGCTACAGCGAGAAATTGATGGACTGACCGAGCGCATTAACTCTCGCACAAATGTTATCGCGAAGAGATTTGATTTGATTAAGGTTATTCTTGACAAGTTTGGATATATAAAAGCTGATGAAATTGCTAAATCAGGAAAAATGTTGGCAAAGATATATGGTGAAACTGATTTGCTTGTTGCTGAGACTGTACAAGCTGGCATTTTAAATACTCTCACACCTGCTGACCTTGTCGCGGTTGTTTCTACCTATGTTTATGAGTCAAGAAATGAAGAAGCGGCTAAAGTTCCCCGTGGAGAGGTTGCAGTTGCATTAGCATCGATTTCCAAAATTTATGCAAAAATACATGAGGCGGAGAGTGAATTAAATTTAGAGCCGATGCGAGCACCCGATTTCGGTTTCTGTTGGGCTTCACAAAAATGGGCGGCTGGTCAATCACTCACCTCCATTTTGAAAGGAAGTGATTTGACTGTGGGCGATTTCGTTAGGTCAATGAAGCAAATAATTGATTTGCTGCGCCAGTTAAGAGCTGCAGCGCCGCAATTACAACCCATTATCGATCAATCGCTGACAAAGATTGATCGTGGGGTTATTACCTACGCCGGAGC
- the tatA gene encoding Sec-independent protein translocase subunit TatA: MNAFKPWHILVLAVVFLVLFGAKRLPDSARALGRSLRIFKSEVHEMNEDDNKRDKKPDSSSEK; this comes from the coding sequence ATGAACGCATTTAAACCTTGGCACATTCTTGTTTTAGCGGTGGTTTTTTTAGTTCTTTTTGGGGCGAAAAGATTGCCGGATTCTGCTCGAGCACTTGGTAGATCGCTCCGTATTTTTAAAAGCGAGGTTCATGAAATGAATGAAGACGATAATAAGCGGGATAAAAAACCAGACTCAAGTTCTGAAAAATAG
- a CDS encoding tRNA (adenine-N1)-methyltransferase, with the protein MMDRSFKNGDRVQLTDSKGKLYSLTLNPGSEWHTHKGVLKHDDLIGLPEGSIVATSGELKFQAFRPLLADYVLSMPRGATIVYPKDAAMIIGIADIKPGIRVLEAGVGSGALSISILRAVGESGHLHSVEIREDFAKISQENVQNYFGNLPKNWVLTVGALQEQKLDNDYDRVVLDMLSPWECVETAAQALVPGGVLISYVATTTQLSKIAEAIKENGNFTEPESSETIVRGWHHEGLAVRPQHRIIGHTGFLIFTRRVASGVPVLQRRRRPSKGSYGVIE; encoded by the coding sequence ATGATGGACCGTAGTTTTAAAAATGGAGATCGAGTTCAGTTAACAGATTCAAAAGGAAAGCTTTATTCGTTAACTTTGAATCCAGGTTCGGAGTGGCACACACATAAGGGTGTATTGAAACATGATGATCTGATTGGTTTACCTGAGGGATCAATCGTTGCAACAAGTGGTGAATTGAAATTCCAAGCTTTTAGACCACTCCTTGCAGATTATGTGCTTTCAATGCCCAGAGGTGCAACTATCGTTTATCCCAAAGATGCCGCGATGATAATTGGGATCGCAGATATTAAACCTGGAATTCGGGTTTTAGAGGCCGGTGTAGGTTCAGGTGCCTTAAGTATTTCAATCTTACGTGCTGTTGGTGAAAGTGGTCATTTACATTCTGTTGAAATTAGAGAAGATTTCGCCAAAATCTCTCAGGAAAATGTGCAGAATTACTTTGGCAACTTGCCTAAGAACTGGGTGTTAACAGTTGGAGCATTGCAGGAGCAAAAGCTAGACAATGATTATGATCGAGTGGTGCTAGACATGCTCTCACCCTGGGAGTGCGTGGAAACAGCGGCGCAGGCCTTGGTTCCCGGAGGAGTATTGATTTCTTATGTTGCTACTACAACTCAATTGTCAAAAATAGCTGAAGCGATAAAAGAGAACGGAAATTTCACTGAACCAGAGTCCAGTGAAACGATTGTTCGTGGTTGGCATCATGAGGGTTTAGCGGTCAGGCCGCAGCATCGAATTATTGGTCACACAGGATTTTTGATTTTTACGAGACGAGTGGCATCTGGTGTTCCGGTCCTGCAACGCCGTCGCCGGCCATCAAAGGGTTCTTACGGAGTTATTGAGTAA